The following coding sequences are from one Devosia yakushimensis window:
- a CDS encoding CinA family protein, with product MAAKAVRDPGKEVIDLLTQAGKTIVTAESCTGGMIAAALTDIPGASAAVYGGYVTYANAAKSRMIQVPARLIHDYGAVSNQVARAMADGARNTARADYAVAVTGIAGPDGGTEKKPVGLVYVAVSSELATVVIEHRFGDLGRDAVRRATVEAAFELILQVLNSDDD from the coding sequence ATGGCAGCCAAGGCAGTGCGTGACCCCGGCAAGGAGGTCATCGACCTCCTCACGCAAGCCGGCAAAACCATCGTGACCGCAGAAAGCTGCACCGGCGGGATGATTGCCGCCGCGCTGACCGACATTCCGGGAGCCTCCGCAGCGGTCTATGGCGGCTATGTGACCTATGCCAATGCGGCCAAATCCCGAATGATCCAGGTCCCTGCCCGGCTCATCCACGATTATGGCGCGGTGTCCAATCAGGTGGCGCGCGCCATGGCCGATGGCGCACGCAATACCGCGCGAGCGGACTACGCGGTCGCGGTAACCGGCATTGCCGGACCGGACGGCGGCACGGAGAAAAAGCCGGTGGGACTGGTCTACGTAGCCGTATCGTCGGAGCTGGCCACAGTGGTCATCGAGCATCGCTTCGGTGACCTCGGCCGCGATGCCGTACGGCGCGCAACAGTCGAGGCCGCATTCGAGCTGATCCTGCAGGTGCTCAACAGCGACGACGACTAG
- a CDS encoding bifunctional 2-C-methyl-D-erythritol 4-phosphate cytidylyltransferase/2-C-methyl-D-erythritol 2,4-cyclodiphosphate synthase produces the protein MRQKSIAVIIVAAGMGERASAGGAPDPKQYRNVAGVPVLKRTIEAFLDHPAIERIIPVIHATHSERYAALGVEDGRVLPPVIGGGTRQASVLEGLKALAPLRPDLVLIQDAARPFATLDLIGDVIAVLDLYEGALPALGVTDTIKRSLDGRMVVATEDRGQLYAAQTPQGFRFGQIFSAHMRASTIRRQFTDDAEIAEWAGLKVAMVMGGPDNIKITHPQDFERAERIVLGDLPMETRVGTGFDVHPFEPGDAVWLGGVRIPYKAKLKGHSDADVALHALTDAILGAIGEGDIGVHFPPSDMQWKGAASSVFLKHAGDLVTKAGGRIVNLDVTIVCEGPRIAQHVPAMQAVIAETLGIATNRIAIKATTSEKLGFTGREEGIVAMASASVEVPRVD, from the coding sequence ATGCGTCAAAAATCCATCGCCGTTATCATTGTCGCCGCGGGCATGGGGGAACGTGCGAGCGCCGGTGGAGCGCCCGATCCCAAGCAGTACCGCAATGTGGCGGGCGTGCCGGTGTTGAAGCGGACGATAGAGGCGTTTCTTGATCACCCGGCGATCGAGCGGATTATCCCCGTTATCCACGCAACGCATAGCGAACGCTACGCGGCGCTGGGCGTGGAAGACGGCCGGGTGCTACCCCCTGTCATCGGTGGAGGCACACGGCAGGCCTCGGTGCTCGAAGGGCTCAAGGCCCTGGCGCCGCTGCGGCCCGACCTTGTGCTGATTCAGGACGCGGCGCGTCCCTTCGCCACGCTCGACCTGATTGGCGACGTCATCGCGGTGCTGGACCTCTATGAGGGCGCCCTGCCCGCCCTGGGCGTCACCGACACCATAAAGCGTTCGCTCGATGGCCGCATGGTTGTCGCCACCGAAGACCGTGGCCAGCTTTATGCCGCGCAAACCCCGCAGGGCTTCCGCTTCGGACAGATTTTCTCGGCGCATATGCGCGCCTCGACCATCCGCCGCCAGTTCACCGACGATGCTGAGATCGCCGAGTGGGCGGGCCTCAAGGTCGCCATGGTTATGGGCGGCCCCGACAATATAAAGATTACGCATCCGCAAGATTTCGAGCGGGCCGAGCGGATCGTTTTGGGAGACTTACCCATGGAAACCCGCGTTGGCACCGGCTTTGACGTCCACCCCTTCGAGCCGGGTGACGCGGTATGGCTCGGTGGGGTTCGCATTCCCTATAAGGCCAAGCTCAAGGGTCACTCCGACGCCGACGTGGCCCTGCATGCACTGACCGACGCCATCCTGGGCGCGATTGGCGAAGGTGATATCGGCGTCCATTTCCCGCCATCGGATATGCAATGGAAAGGCGCGGCCTCCAGCGTCTTCCTCAAACACGCTGGCGATCTCGTGACCAAGGCAGGTGGCCGCATCGTCAATCTGGACGTGACAATTGTTTGCGAAGGACCCAGGATCGCTCAACACGTGCCGGCGATGCAGGCGGTAATCGCCGAAACACTGGGAATTGCGACCAACAGGATCGCAATCAAGGCGACAACGAGTGAAAAGCTCGGCTTTACCGGGCGGGAGGAAGGTATCGTGGCCATGGCGAGTGCGAGCGTCGAAGTGCCGAGGGTTGACTGA
- the dusB gene encoding tRNA dihydrouridine synthase DusB, whose protein sequence is MSIGSHQLRRPAFLAPMAGITDRPFRTLAERFGAGMVVSEMIASGALGVGKEDMVRKLGRPGSLPHMVQLAGCEAEWMARGAKIAQDAGADIIDINFGCPAKRVTNGYAGSALMRVPDHAMTLIDAVVAATPLPVTVKMRLGWDDDSLNAPEIARRAVDAGARMITVHGRTRQQFYKGSARWELVRAVVEAVDVPVVVNGDIVDLTTAREALKQSGAAAVMLGRGAQGRPWAVGQIGAQLAGQEAQPAPEGDALAALVAEHYEAILLEYGTAVGLRAARKHLDWYLEAADITLDKPTRNTFLNNEAPSHVLEMIGEIFSGEWKAAA, encoded by the coding sequence TTGAGCATTGGAAGCCATCAGCTTCGCCGTCCTGCTTTTCTCGCTCCCATGGCCGGAATCACCGATCGTCCATTCCGAACCCTCGCCGAGCGGTTCGGCGCGGGCATGGTCGTGTCGGAAATGATCGCAAGCGGCGCTCTGGGCGTCGGCAAGGAAGATATGGTGCGCAAGCTGGGCCGCCCAGGCTCGCTGCCCCACATGGTGCAACTGGCGGGTTGCGAGGCCGAATGGATGGCGCGTGGCGCCAAGATAGCCCAGGACGCGGGCGCCGATATTATCGACATCAATTTCGGCTGCCCGGCCAAGCGCGTGACCAATGGCTATGCCGGTTCCGCATTGATGCGCGTGCCGGACCACGCCATGACGCTGATCGACGCTGTTGTCGCGGCCACCCCGCTGCCGGTTACGGTGAAGATGCGCCTGGGTTGGGACGATGACAGCCTCAACGCGCCCGAGATTGCGCGGCGCGCAGTGGATGCTGGCGCGCGGATGATCACCGTGCATGGCCGTACGCGACAACAATTCTACAAGGGCAGCGCCCGCTGGGAGCTGGTGCGGGCGGTCGTGGAGGCCGTGGATGTGCCGGTCGTGGTCAATGGCGATATTGTCGACCTGACGACTGCGCGCGAAGCGCTGAAGCAATCGGGCGCGGCAGCCGTTATGCTTGGACGCGGGGCCCAGGGCCGGCCATGGGCGGTCGGCCAGATCGGCGCCCAACTGGCAGGGCAGGAGGCGCAACCCGCGCCTGAAGGGGATGCGCTCGCGGCCTTGGTGGCCGAGCATTATGAGGCAATCCTGCTCGAATATGGCACTGCCGTTGGCTTACGTGCGGCGCGCAAGCATCTCGATTGGTATCTCGAAGCGGCTGATATCACGCTCGACAAGCCCACCCGCAATACTTTTCTCAACAATGAAGCGCCGTCTCACGTGCTCGAGATGATCGGCGAGATTTTTTCGGGCGAATGGAAGGCGGCGGCATGA
- a CDS encoding two-component system sensor histidine kinase NtrB produces the protein MSASTTANKAASVPSTAVLQALPQPIIVCNEERRIVFVNYAAEAFFGASLSVLTRQRLDDLIAFGSPIISLVETVALRRAPMTEYRVRVGSSRFGDERIADVFASPLSDSDGRVALLIQERTMADKIDRQMVSRGAARSVTGLASMLAHEIKNPLSGIRGAAQLLEQSVTSDEVPLARLIREETDRIVGLIDRVEVFGDERPMEREPINIHVILDRVKLLARNGVARGIAFSEEYDPSLPPVFGNRDQLIQVFLNLVKNASEALERTQKPEIRITTAFRPGIRISVTGVSERISLPLEIVIEDNGPGVPPDILPFLFDPFVTTKLNGSGLGLALVAKIVGDHGGVIDCDSRPGRTRFRILLPVASGAFNAPTEEVSAK, from the coding sequence ATGAGCGCGTCTACTACGGCGAACAAGGCGGCCAGCGTGCCTTCGACTGCGGTCTTGCAGGCCCTGCCGCAGCCGATCATCGTCTGCAATGAAGAGCGCCGGATCGTCTTCGTCAATTATGCCGCAGAGGCGTTTTTCGGCGCTTCGCTAAGCGTTCTGACCCGCCAGCGGCTGGACGATCTCATCGCCTTTGGCTCCCCCATCATCAGCCTTGTCGAAACCGTCGCCCTGCGCCGGGCGCCGATGACCGAATACCGGGTGCGCGTGGGCTCGTCCCGATTTGGTGACGAACGCATTGCCGACGTCTTCGCCAGCCCGCTCTCGGATAGCGACGGACGCGTTGCCCTGCTGATCCAGGAGCGCACCATGGCCGACAAGATCGACCGGCAGATGGTGTCGCGCGGTGCGGCACGTTCGGTGACGGGCCTAGCCTCCATGCTGGCCCATGAAATCAAGAATCCGCTCTCGGGTATTCGCGGTGCGGCGCAATTGCTGGAGCAGAGCGTCACGAGCGACGAAGTTCCGCTGGCCCGCCTGATCCGCGAGGAAACTGACCGCATTGTCGGCCTCATCGACCGGGTCGAAGTGTTTGGCGACGAACGCCCGATGGAGCGTGAGCCGATCAATATTCACGTCATTCTGGATCGGGTGAAACTGCTGGCCCGCAATGGCGTCGCGCGGGGCATTGCCTTTTCGGAAGAATATGATCCGTCGCTGCCACCGGTTTTCGGCAATCGCGATCAGCTCATCCAGGTTTTCCTCAATCTGGTCAAAAACGCCTCGGAAGCCCTTGAGCGGACGCAGAAACCGGAAATCCGGATCACCACCGCCTTCCGTCCCGGCATCCGCATTAGCGTCACCGGCGTTTCCGAACGCATTTCGCTACCGCTCGAAATCGTCATCGAGGACAATGGTCCAGGTGTGCCGCCCGATATCCTGCCTTTTCTGTTCGATCCTTTCGTCACCACCAAGCTCAATGGTTCGGGCCTGGGCCTGGCACTGGTGGCAAAGATCGTGGGCGATCATGGCGGGGTGATCGATTGCGATAGCCGTCCCGGCCGCACGCGCTTCCGCATTCTCCTTCCCGTCGCAAGCGGCGCCTTTAATGCACCCACCGAAGAGGTCTCGGCAAAATGA
- the ntrC gene encoding nitrogen regulation protein NR(I): protein MSHVVLLADDDAAIRMVLNQALTRAGYEVRPTGNISTMWNWISRGEGDILITDVAMPDGNAFEVMPKIKKLRPDLPMIVMSAQNTFMTAIRASEVGAYEYLPKPFDITEVLSVVARALADAKKPTSSERKAEEPGETMPLVGRSTAMQDIYRALARLMQTDLTVMITGESGTGKELVARALHDFGKRRNGPFVAINMAAIPRDLIEAELFGHEKGAFTGANTRSSGRFEQAEGGTLFLDEIGDMPMDAQTRLLRVLQEGEYTMVGGRSSIKTNVRIVAATHRDLSQMIRQGLFREDLYYRLNVVPIRLPPLRERIDDIADLTTHFLNAAQREGEPLKSIAPEAIRLMQNYSWPGNIRELENLVRRLSALYADESISAEIVQNELNIAERPQATGMAGPIDVSMAVETHVGQLLREYEPNLPPPGLYQRVIDRVEAPLIAMALNACGGNQIKAADLLGLNRNTLRKKIRTHSIEIVKHSRRN from the coding sequence ATGAGTCATGTTGTTCTGCTGGCCGATGATGATGCAGCTATCCGCATGGTTCTCAACCAGGCGCTGACCCGCGCGGGCTACGAAGTTCGCCCCACCGGCAATATCTCGACCATGTGGAACTGGATCAGCCGCGGCGAGGGCGACATCCTCATCACCGATGTCGCCATGCCCGATGGTAACGCCTTCGAGGTCATGCCCAAGATCAAGAAGCTGCGGCCCGATCTGCCCATGATCGTCATGAGCGCGCAGAATACGTTCATGACCGCCATCCGGGCGTCGGAGGTCGGTGCCTACGAATATCTGCCCAAGCCGTTCGACATTACCGAAGTGCTTTCGGTGGTGGCGCGGGCCCTGGCCGATGCGAAAAAGCCCACCTCATCCGAGCGCAAGGCCGAAGAGCCGGGCGAGACCATGCCGCTGGTCGGCCGCTCGACCGCCATGCAGGACATCTATCGCGCCCTGGCGCGGCTGATGCAGACCGACCTCACGGTGATGATCACCGGTGAGAGCGGTACCGGCAAGGAATTGGTGGCGCGCGCCCTGCACGACTTCGGCAAGCGCCGCAATGGGCCCTTCGTTGCCATCAACATGGCCGCCATTCCGCGCGACCTCATCGAGGCGGAGCTGTTCGGGCATGAGAAGGGGGCCTTTACCGGCGCCAATACAAGATCGTCCGGCCGCTTCGAGCAAGCCGAAGGCGGAACGCTCTTCCTCGACGAAATCGGCGACATGCCGATGGATGCCCAGACCCGCCTGCTGCGCGTGCTGCAGGAGGGCGAATACACGATGGTTGGCGGGCGCAGCTCGATCAAGACCAATGTCCGCATCGTCGCTGCCACGCATCGTGACCTCAGCCAGATGATTCGGCAGGGCCTGTTCCGCGAAGACCTCTATTACCGCCTCAATGTCGTGCCGATCCGCCTGCCGCCGCTGCGCGAGCGCATTGACGATATCGCCGACCTCACGACCCATTTCCTCAATGCCGCCCAGCGCGAAGGCGAGCCGCTGAAATCCATCGCGCCCGAAGCGATCCGGCTGATGCAGAATTATTCCTGGCCGGGCAATATCCGCGAACTGGAAAACCTGGTCCGCCGCCTATCGGCTCTTTACGCCGATGAAAGCATCTCGGCCGAGATCGTTCAGAATGAGCTGAACATTGCCGAACGCCCACAGGCCACCGGCATGGCCGGCCCGATTGACGTGTCCATGGCGGTGGAAACCCATGTCGGGCAGCTGCTGCGGGAATATGAGCCCAATCTGCCGCCGCCCGGCCTCTATCAGCGCGTTATCGACCGGGTCGAAGCCCCGCTTATTGCCATGGCACTCAATGCCTGTGGCGGCAATCAGATCAAAGCTGCCGATCTGCTCGGTCTCAATCGCAATACGCTGCGCAAGAAAATCCGCACCCACAGCATCGAGATCGTCAAGCATAGCCGCCGCAATTGA
- a CDS encoding sensor histidine kinase NtrY-like produces the protein MTETATIDSQPAPTRRSDAAHPSRVPFFAAHTNRPLRVLGFVVVSASVLMSSISFLILSGATNIEPSATVWTVIWIVTGILVLLMIALVVTEAVLLIQARSQRQPGSSMQVRMVTMFAIVAAIPAAIVAVVATFSLNQGLDQWFSERTRAMVESSRLVARSYMLEHAQVLRDDIIWVATELEQARGTFEEDRARFERILTALAVTRSLPFTSLIHGDGDTLMRAQINVQGAYPRLPEGITQGVVEGVPSAIAPGSTNLVGSIVKLRGYDDTFLFVARPVDAEVLEYMRLTDENITEYRQYASNRLVFQITFTIMYVGLAVVLLLAALWIGIALANRFVDPIRNLMIASSRVSRGDLDVQVPVQEGRGDLRDLSNGFNQMTLQLKSQREDLLTASEMNEKRRQFTEAVVEGVSAGIIGLDPFGAVTLVNARACEMLGRDEIGLMGERIEVAMPQLAPILERARSARRGQVRDQIQLGNETDRRTYQVQLTREGSIAESKGYVLTFDDITDLESAQRTSAWADVARRIAHEIKNPLTPIQLSAERLRRRYGSKLEDDRDVFDKCINTIVRQVGDIGRMVDEFSAFARMPEAAPETADLSDTIRQAVFLESVRLPEMVIHTDLPDEPIYAWFDSRLISQSLTNLIKNAVEAFENVSVSSDWIPTITVQGQIEGNHARINVSDNGKGWPSENRQRLLEPYMTTREKGTGLGLAIVAKIIEQHGGIVELVDAEPDSTGRVGACVTFTLPLQSPTKTSEKGSADAAPTALSQQEEPLISAAVHK, from the coding sequence ATGACGGAAACGGCGACGATAGATAGCCAGCCTGCGCCGACACGGCGGAGCGACGCAGCGCACCCTTCTCGTGTGCCGTTTTTTGCTGCCCATACCAATAGACCCTTGCGTGTCCTTGGTTTTGTCGTGGTTTCGGCCTCGGTGCTGATGTCTTCGATTTCGTTCCTGATCCTGTCGGGGGCGACCAATATCGAGCCCTCCGCCACGGTATGGACCGTTATCTGGATCGTCACCGGTATCCTTGTCCTGCTGATGATCGCCCTGGTTGTCACCGAAGCGGTCCTGCTGATTCAGGCCCGCTCGCAGCGCCAGCCCGGTTCCAGCATGCAGGTCCGCATGGTCACGATGTTTGCCATCGTGGCCGCCATTCCCGCCGCCATTGTGGCCGTGGTTGCGACCTTCTCGCTCAACCAGGGGCTCGATCAGTGGTTCTCCGAACGCACCCGGGCCATGGTGGAAAGCTCGCGCCTTGTAGCGCGCTCCTACATGCTCGAGCATGCCCAGGTATTGCGCGACGACATCATCTGGGTCGCTACCGAGCTTGAGCAGGCGCGCGGTACGTTCGAAGAGGACAGGGCCCGCTTCGAGCGCATCCTGACGGCCTTGGCGGTAACGCGCTCACTGCCCTTCACCTCGCTCATTCATGGCGATGGCGATACACTTATGCGCGCCCAGATCAACGTCCAGGGTGCCTATCCCAGGCTGCCTGAAGGCATTACGCAGGGCGTTGTCGAGGGGGTGCCGAGCGCCATCGCGCCGGGTAGCACCAATCTCGTCGGGTCCATCGTCAAGCTTCGTGGCTATGACGACACGTTCCTCTTCGTCGCGCGGCCGGTCGATGCCGAAGTGCTCGAATATATGCGCCTGACGGATGAGAATATTACCGAATACCGGCAGTATGCATCCAACCGCCTGGTCTTCCAGATCACCTTCACCATCATGTATGTCGGCTTGGCCGTGGTGTTGCTGCTGGCGGCGCTCTGGATCGGTATCGCGTTGGCGAACCGCTTCGTGGACCCAATTCGAAACTTGATGATTGCCTCCAGCCGCGTCAGCCGCGGCGACCTCGACGTACAGGTTCCGGTGCAGGAGGGTAGGGGCGATCTACGCGATTTATCCAATGGGTTCAATCAGATGACCCTGCAGCTTAAATCCCAGCGTGAGGATTTGCTGACCGCCAGCGAGATGAACGAAAAGCGCCGCCAGTTTACCGAAGCAGTGGTGGAAGGCGTGTCGGCCGGTATTATCGGCCTCGACCCCTTTGGCGCCGTCACACTGGTCAATGCACGTGCCTGCGAAATGTTGGGCCGCGATGAAATCGGGCTTATGGGTGAGCGGATTGAAGTTGCCATGCCCCAATTGGCGCCGATCCTCGAGCGCGCCCGCTCGGCCCGCCGCGGCCAGGTTCGCGATCAGATTCAACTCGGCAACGAGACGGATCGGCGTACCTACCAGGTGCAGCTGACCCGTGAGGGATCTATCGCCGAATCCAAGGGGTATGTGCTGACCTTCGATGACATCACCGATCTCGAATCGGCGCAGCGGACCAGCGCCTGGGCCGACGTCGCCCGGCGCATTGCCCATGAAATCAAGAACCCGCTGACCCCCATCCAGCTTTCGGCCGAGCGCCTGCGCCGCCGTTATGGCTCCAAGCTCGAGGACGATCGCGATGTCTTCGACAAATGCATCAACACCATCGTCCGTCAGGTGGGCGATATCGGGCGCATGGTCGATGAGTTTTCCGCCTTCGCCCGCATGCCTGAAGCGGCCCCGGAAACGGCGGATCTCTCCGATACCATCCGGCAGGCCGTGTTTCTCGAAAGCGTCCGGCTGCCGGAAATGGTCATCCACACCGATCTGCCGGACGAGCCCATTTATGCCTGGTTCGACAGCCGGCTGATCTCGCAAAGCCTGACTAACCTGATCAAAAACGCTGTAGAAGCCTTTGAAAATGTGAGCGTTTCTTCCGATTGGATACCCACTATCACGGTGCAGGGCCAGATCGAAGGCAATCACGCGCGGATCAACGTGTCCGACAATGGCAAGGGCTGGCCCAGCGAAAACCGCCAGCGGCTGCTGGAGCCTTATATGACCACGCGGGAGAAGGGCACGGGCCTAGGTCTCGCCATCGTCGCCAAAATTATCGAACAACACGGCGGCATCGTGGAACTGGTCGATGCCGAACCCGATTCAACTGGACGGGTCGGCGCCTGCGTTACCTTTACGCTGCCCCTGCAATCGCCAACGAAGACTTCCGAGAAGGGCAGTGCCGATGCGGCGCCAACCGCCCTCTCGCAACAGGAGGAGCCGCTCATCTCAGCAGCGGTTCACAAATAA
- the ntrX gene encoding nitrogen assimilation response regulator NtrX: MALDILIIDDEDDIRDLIAGILEDEGFETRQAHDADSGLNEIARRRPSLVFLDIWMQGSRLDGLQLLDVFQSQHPDMPVVMISGHGNVETAVSAIRRGAYDYIEKPFKIDRLLHITQRAMEATRLRNEVAELKERSATKSADMVGTSPALQQVRGIIDKSAPTNSRIFVSGPSGAGKGLVARLIHQRSPRANAPFVEINASLYAPEEVPVVLFGREAREKTGILKVEVGALEKAHGGTLYLSEVTTLPAQTQAALLRTLVENRFNRVGGTQAVPIDVRIISSSSQNVAAQIEGGEFRSDLFHRLSIVPLPLTPLKERREDVPPLVNVFIEQVCRMHNLQRMTVGDDAIAVLQAQEWPGNARQLRNSIERLLILMKDQQPDDGVITAAMLPSDIGEVLPTVGDTDASAHLMSLPLRDAREVFERQYLLAQIERFGGNISKTAEFVGMERSALHRKIKSLGL; this comes from the coding sequence ATGGCACTCGACATTCTGATCATCGACGACGAAGACGATATCCGCGACCTGATCGCCGGCATCCTGGAGGACGAGGGGTTCGAGACCCGTCAGGCCCACGATGCCGATAGCGGGCTCAACGAAATCGCCCGCCGCCGGCCAAGCCTGGTCTTCCTCGACATCTGGATGCAGGGGTCGCGCCTGGACGGGCTGCAATTGCTCGATGTGTTCCAGAGCCAGCATCCTGATATGCCGGTGGTGATGATCTCGGGGCATGGCAATGTCGAAACCGCTGTTTCGGCCATTCGCCGCGGCGCCTATGACTATATCGAAAAGCCATTCAAGATCGACCGGCTGCTGCACATCACCCAGCGCGCCATGGAAGCCACGCGCCTGCGCAATGAGGTGGCCGAGCTCAAGGAGCGTTCCGCGACCAAGAGCGCGGATATGGTGGGCACCTCGCCGGCGCTGCAGCAAGTGCGCGGCATTATCGACAAATCCGCGCCCACCAATTCGCGTATCTTCGTCTCCGGCCCATCAGGGGCCGGCAAGGGTCTTGTCGCGCGGCTGATCCATCAGCGCAGCCCGCGCGCCAATGCGCCCTTTGTCGAGATCAATGCGTCGCTCTATGCGCCTGAAGAAGTGCCGGTGGTGCTGTTCGGCCGCGAGGCGCGCGAAAAGACCGGCATCCTCAAGGTGGAAGTCGGCGCGCTGGAAAAGGCGCATGGCGGCACGCTTTATCTCTCCGAGGTAACGACGCTGCCCGCCCAGACCCAGGCGGCGCTGTTGCGCACCCTGGTCGAGAACCGCTTCAATCGCGTGGGCGGCACGCAGGCTGTGCCCATCGATGTGCGGATCATTTCGTCCAGCTCACAGAACGTTGCGGCCCAGATCGAAGGCGGCGAGTTCCGCTCCGACCTGTTCCATCGCCTGTCCATCGTGCCCCTGCCGCTGACGCCGCTCAAGGAGCGGCGCGAGGACGTGCCGCCACTGGTCAATGTCTTCATCGAGCAGGTTTGCCGCATGCACAATCTGCAGCGCATGACTGTGGGGGATGACGCGATCGCCGTGCTGCAGGCGCAGGAATGGCCCGGCAATGCGCGGCAATTGCGCAATTCCATCGAACGTCTGCTGATTCTGATGAAGGACCAGCAGCCGGACGATGGCGTGATTACCGCCGCCATGCTGCCATCAGACATTGGCGAGGTCCTGCCGACAGTGGGCGATACCGACGCTTCGGCCCATCTGATGAGCCTGCCGCTGCGCGACGCGCGCGAAGTGTTCGAGCGGCAATACCTCCTGGCGCAGATCGAGCGTTTCGGCGGTAATATCTCCAAAACCGCTGAGTTTGTCGGCATGGAACGCAGCGCCCTGCATCGCAAAATCAAGTCGCTGGGGCTCTGA
- the hfq gene encoding RNA chaperone Hfq has product MASEKQQNLQDSFLNHVRKQKVPVTIFLVNGVKLQGVITWFDNFCLLLRRDAQSQLVYKHAISTIMPGAPIQLFDPEQNHDD; this is encoded by the coding sequence ATGGCTAGTGAAAAACAACAAAATCTCCAGGACTCTTTCCTCAACCATGTCCGCAAGCAGAAAGTTCCGGTCACGATTTTTCTCGTGAACGGTGTCAAGCTGCAGGGTGTCATCACCTGGTTCGACAATTTCTGCCTGTTGCTGCGCCGTGACGCCCAGTCCCAACTGGTCTATAAGCATGCCATCTCGACGATCATGCCGGGCGCGCCGATCCAGCTGTTCGATCCAGAACAGAACCACGACGACTAA
- the hflX gene encoding GTPase HflX, protein MSDFYDDEAVQKGGPQAFIDRRTQPTRAGLICPDVRGSFSQHSIEARKAEFEGLAGAIRLDIIFSEIVKVREIKPATFIGGGHVETLAGRVKEEGIDLLLVDAALNPIQQRNLEKETGAKVLDRTGLILEIFGERAATREGVLQVELAHLNYQKSRLVRSWTHLERQRGSGGMGFMGGPGETQIESDRRQLTDRIVLLEERLEKVKKTRAQQRRQRDDTPFPIVALVGYTNAGKSSLFNTLTGAGVFAEDLLFATLDTTVRRLELPHGREVILSDTVGFVADLPTDLVAAFRATLEEVVDADVILHARDVANPDHLAQALDVLKVLEDLGVSAETTPIIEVWNKIDLLEGADSSPEETLAAISPAGRVAAVVPVSAKTGQGLEALKLAIEAALTDKSRTYHVHVPHSAGSDIGWLHSHTEIISRDEATEKGSGFVVRVEPRHKAAFLERFNGRIEASDA, encoded by the coding sequence ATGAGCGATTTTTACGACGACGAGGCCGTCCAAAAGGGCGGCCCGCAGGCGTTTATCGATCGGCGGACCCAGCCGACCAGGGCCGGATTGATTTGCCCCGATGTTCGCGGCAGTTTTTCCCAGCACAGCATCGAAGCGCGCAAGGCCGAGTTCGAGGGCCTGGCCGGAGCTATCCGGCTGGACATCATTTTCTCCGAAATCGTCAAGGTCCGCGAAATCAAGCCCGCAACCTTTATCGGCGGTGGACATGTCGAAACGCTGGCCGGACGGGTCAAGGAAGAGGGGATTGACCTGTTGCTGGTCGATGCCGCGCTCAATCCGATCCAGCAGCGCAATCTGGAAAAGGAAACCGGCGCCAAGGTGCTGGACCGGACCGGCCTCATTCTCGAAATTTTTGGTGAGCGCGCGGCAACCCGTGAAGGTGTGCTGCAGGTCGAGCTTGCCCACCTCAATTACCAGAAGAGCCGCCTGGTGCGCTCCTGGACCCACCTTGAGCGCCAGCGCGGCAGCGGCGGCATGGGCTTTATGGGTGGCCCCGGCGAAACCCAGATCGAAAGCGACCGGCGCCAGCTCACCGATCGCATCGTGCTGCTGGAAGAACGCCTGGAAAAGGTCAAGAAGACCCGCGCCCAGCAACGCCGGCAGCGTGACGATACGCCATTCCCGATCGTCGCCCTGGTCGGCTATACCAATGCCGGGAAATCGAGCCTGTTCAATACCTTGACCGGGGCAGGGGTCTTCGCCGAGGACCTGCTCTTCGCCACCCTGGACACCACGGTCCGCAGGCTGGAACTGCCGCATGGGCGCGAGGTCATCCTGAGCGACACGGTGGGTTTCGTAGCCGATCTGCCGACCGATCTGGTCGCCGCTTTCCGCGCGACCCTGGAAGAAGTGGTCGATGCCGATGTGATCCTGCATGCCCGCGATGTCGCCAATCCCGACCACCTGGCGCAAGCGCTCGATGTGCTCAAGGTGTTGGAGGATCTCGGCGTGTCGGCGGAAACGACGCCGATCATCGAGGTCTGGAACAAGATCGACCTGCTGGAAGGCGCGGATAGTTCGCCCGAAGAGACCCTTGCTGCGATCAGCCCGGCCGGGCGCGTTGCGGCCGTGGTTCCGGTTTCGGCCAAGACAGGGCAGGGGCTGGAAGCCCTCAAGCTGGCCATCGAGGCCGCCCTGACGGATAAGAGCCGCACCTATCACGTGCATGTGCCGCATAGCGCGGGCAGCGATATCGGCTGGCTGCATTCGCATACCGAAATCATTTCGCGGGACGAAGCGACCGAGAAAGGTTCAGGCTTCGTCGTCAGGGTGGAGCCCCGCCACAAGGCAGCGTTCCTGGAGCGCTTCAACGGCCGGATCGAGGCTTCCGACGCTTAG